Proteins found in one bacterium genomic segment:
- the mnmA gene encoding tRNA 2-thiouridine(34) synthase MnmA, translated as MTKSPKNKVFVAMSGGVDSSVAAALLKKQGYDVTGVFMKNWTQPVETYSKKKSLCWIDERRDAIRVAAKLGIPLLTFNFEKEYRKWVVDYMFRGYKAGRTPNPDIQCNKLIKFPLFLKRARKMGADFIATGHYIKLKTKNLKLKTFYKPYQAKDKEKDQSYFLWTLNQEQLKYCLFPIGDYLKSEVRQMAEKLGLQNALKKGTSGICFIGEVKLKEFLKKKIKEKPGKIITTEGKVVGRHPGIFYFTIGQRHGLEVSGKKPYYVAAKDVKNNVLIVAEGENNPALYKKEIKLKDVNFINPDYFSSLIRANKRIGVLARVRYRQPLAKAELVISNKELVTRKNRKPLVASYCLLFAKPVKFVASGQSAVFYSKAGEMLGGGIIF; from the coding sequence ATGACAAAATCTCCCAAAAATAAGGTTTTCGTGGCAATGTCCGGCGGGGTAGACAGCTCCGTAGCCGCGGCGCTGTTGAAAAAACAGGGCTATGATGTGACCGGCGTCTTTATGAAAAACTGGACCCAGCCGGTGGAAACTTATTCCAAGAAGAAATCTCTTTGCTGGATTGACGAAAGACGGGACGCCATCAGAGTCGCGGCCAAGCTCGGCATTCCGCTTCTAACTTTTAATTTTGAAAAAGAATACCGGAAATGGGTGGTGGATTATATGTTCCGGGGATACAAAGCCGGCCGAACTCCCAATCCTGATATTCAATGCAACAAACTCATAAAATTTCCTCTTTTTTTGAAACGAGCCAGAAAAATGGGCGCGGATTTCATCGCGACCGGACACTACATTAAACTTAAAACTAAAAACTTAAAACTAAAAACTTTTTATAAACCCTATCAAGCTAAAGATAAAGAAAAAGACCAAAGTTATTTTTTATGGACCTTAAATCAAGAGCAATTAAAATACTGCCTTTTTCCGATAGGCGATTATTTGAAATCTGAAGTGCGGCAGATGGCGGAGAAATTAGGATTACAAAATGCTTTGAAAAAAGGCACTTCAGGTATTTGTTTTATCGGCGAGGTGAAACTTAAGGAATTTCTGAAAAAGAAAATTAAGGAGAAGCCAGGCAAAATTATCACTACCGAAGGTAAAGTCGTCGGCCGGCATCCGGGAATTTTTTATTTCACCATCGGTCAGCGGCACGGCCTGGAGGTTTCCGGCAAAAAACCCTATTACGTGGCGGCTAAAGACGTCAAAAACAACGTTTTAATCGTGGCTGAGGGCGAAAATAACCCGGCGCTTTATAAAAAAGAAATTAAATTAAAAGACGTGAATTTTATCAACCCCGATTATTTTTCTTCTCTAATTCGCGCGAATAAGAGAATAGGAGTTTTAGCAAGAGTACGATATAGACAACCGTTAGCGAAAGCGGAACTAGTAATTAGTAACAAGGAATTAGTAACTAGAAAGAATAGAAAACCCCTAGTTGCTAGTTACTGTTTATTATTTGCTAAACCCGTCAAATTCGTAGCTTCCGGCCAATCAGCGGTTTTTTACAGCAAAGCAGGCGAGATGTTAGGCGGGGGAATAATATTCTAA
- a CDS encoding sigma factor-like helix-turn-helix DNA-binding protein yields the protein MVKELDNFTNNLLARLEKRQREILIERFGLRDGEGKTLQEIGDSFNITRERVRQIENQGMEKLKSYLNKEEVSNLIEPVKNHLVSAGGLKRDDLLIQELKHLTAKENWPKFFERKLRFIFTLNGEPKFSEADETMHDFWYLQEEIKNKALKKIREVADFCEKFGPEKIIDKKIHLARFEDLSAVNYLSLSKNFDVNVFGDFGLSHWPEINPRVISDKAYLVIKKHSQPLHFRELTQKINNLAFDHKKAYPQTVHNELIKDNRFVLVGRGIYGLKEQGYEPGTAREVLIRILKKHGSLDAQKIVALVRKERFLRENTILLNLSNKRYFEKLPDNRYTLIKEA from the coding sequence ATGGTTAAAGAATTAGACAATTTTACAAACAATCTTTTAGCCCGTTTGGAAAAACGCCAACGGGAAATTTTGATTGAAAGATTCGGTTTGAGAGACGGCGAAGGAAAAACTCTCCAGGAAATCGGGGATAGTTTTAACATCACCCGCGAAAGAGTGAGACAAATCGAAAACCAGGGGATGGAGAAATTAAAAAGTTATCTTAACAAAGAGGAAGTGAGCAATTTAATAGAACCGGTGAAAAACCATTTGGTTTCCGCCGGCGGTTTGAAACGCGATGACCTTTTAATCCAGGAATTAAAACATCTGACCGCTAAAGAAAATTGGCCGAAATTTTTTGAGCGCAAATTGCGATTTATTTTTACTTTGAATGGCGAGCCGAAGTTTTCGGAAGCGGATGAAACTATGCACGATTTTTGGTATCTTCAGGAAGAAATCAAAAATAAAGCTTTGAAAAAAATCAGAGAAGTTGCGGATTTTTGCGAAAAATTCGGTCCGGAAAAAATAATTGACAAAAAAATTCATTTGGCTCGTTTTGAAGATTTATCCGCCGTTAATTATTTGTCCTTATCAAAAAATTTTGATGTTAATGTTTTCGGAGATTTCGGCTTGAGTCATTGGCCGGAAATCAATCCCAGAGTCATCAGCGACAAGGCATATTTGGTTATCAAAAAACACAGCCAGCCCCTGCATTTTAGGGAACTTACCCAAAAAATCAATAATTTGGCTTTTGACCACAAAAAGGCCTACCCCCAGACGGTTCATAATGAGTTAATTAAAGACAATCGTTTTGTTTTGGTGGGGCGGGGAATTTACGGTTTGAAAGAACAGGGTTATGAGCCGGGAACAGCACGGGAGGTTTTGATCCGGATTCTAAAAAAACACGGGTCTCTTGATGCTCAAAAAATTGTTGCCTTGGTCCGAAAAGAACGGTTTCTTCGCGAAAACACCATTCTCTTGAATCTTTCGAATAAGCGTTACTTTGAGAAATTGCCCGATAATCGTTATACTTTAATTAAGGAGGCGTAG
- a CDS encoding ComEC/Rec2 family competence protein codes for MHSYDIFFFGIVFFLIGVLAASFGIRFLIIIVATMLLAAIFLFLDRVQTIPIPSRTLDEVGANLSESTNPPTKMWVILAIISVFILLGAGYYKWDDSKFKDIKIDFNKEINFSGLVVDDPQYSSNTQNLTVQLGEPRRGRISVKLMLYPKFHYGDELIFKGKIEKPSDSFIGQIDSSYVNYLAKEKINGLSGFPEAKLEKSGMGSKIKSALFNFKHSIIDSYQKVLPPNQAALLAGLIFGERGNLDKDFKQAMSLSGTTHLTALSGQNITIIVVAIAAAIGFIFPQSMTFAITILVILGFVAMTGFDPSAVRATIMGFIVLLANLAGRIYEPRNSIVLAAFLITLFNPKSLVFDVGFQLSFLAVLGIIYLRPALKKILRFGDKPGFFAWRENFLMTLSAQLATAPILIIAFGNFSLLALISNILILIAIPLTMAFGFLIGFFHLFSYYLALLSGWLVSLLLTYEIFIINFFAKMAAPVNFNLNFWGILLYYLLLTRVIVYVRNKA; via the coding sequence ATGCATTCCTACGACATTTTCTTTTTTGGTATTGTTTTCTTTTTGATTGGAGTTTTAGCCGCCAGCTTTGGGATTAGGTTTCTAATTATTATTGTCGCCACTATGCTTTTAGCGGCGATTTTTTTGTTTTTAGACCGCGTCCAAACTATCCCGATTCCATCGAGGACTCTCGACGAAGTCGGAGCAAATTTATCCGAATCTACAAATCCTCCTACTAAAATGTGGGTGATTTTGGCGATTATTTCTGTTTTTATTCTTCTCGGCGCCGGCTACTACAAATGGGACGATTCAAAATTCAAAGACATTAAAATAGATTTTAATAAAGAAATAAATTTCAGCGGATTAGTGGTTGACGATCCTCAATATAGTTCTAACACTCAAAATTTGACCGTTCAGCTTGGCGAACCACGCCGAGGCAGAATCTCGGTTAAATTAATGCTTTATCCCAAGTTTCATTATGGAGATGAGTTGATATTCAAGGGAAAAATTGAGAAACCTTCAGATTCGTTTATTGGTCAAATAGACAGCTCTTATGTTAATTATTTAGCCAAAGAAAAAATTAACGGTTTATCCGGTTTCCCCGAAGCCAAATTGGAAAAATCCGGGATGGGCTCAAAAATCAAATCAGCTCTTTTTAATTTTAAACACTCAATCATTGATTCTTACCAGAAAGTTTTGCCTCCCAATCAAGCCGCCCTTTTAGCCGGCTTGATTTTTGGTGAGCGCGGAAATTTAGACAAGGATTTCAAGCAGGCCATGAGTTTGAGCGGTACCACTCATTTAACGGCTCTTTCTGGTCAGAACATCACTATTATTGTTGTGGCGATAGCCGCGGCTATTGGTTTTATTTTTCCGCAGTCCATGACTTTTGCAATAACCATTTTAGTTATTTTAGGTTTTGTGGCCATGACCGGTTTTGACCCCTCGGCCGTCAGGGCCACGATTATGGGTTTTATTGTTTTGCTGGCTAATTTGGCGGGCCGGATTTATGAACCGAGAAACAGCATCGTCTTGGCCGCTTTTTTGATTACGCTTTTTAATCCGAAATCATTGGTTTTTGATGTCGGATTCCAGCTTTCTTTTCTGGCGGTTTTGGGAATTATTTATCTCCGGCCGGCGCTGAAAAAAATATTGAGATTCGGCGATAAACCGGGATTTTTCGCCTGGCGGGAAAATTTTTTAATGACTTTATCCGCCCAATTGGCGACCGCTCCCATTTTGATTATCGCTTTCGGAAATTTTTCTCTCCTGGCCTTAATTTCCAATATTTTAATTTTAATAGCTATTCCTTTAACCATGGCCTTCGGGTTTTTAATCGGTTTTTTTCATTTATTTTCCTATTATTTGGCCTTGCTTTCCGGCTGGCTGGTTTCTCTGCTCTTAACTTACGAAATTTTTATCATTAATTTTTTCGCCAAAATGGCGGCACCGGTTAATTTCAATCTTAATTTTTGGGGCATTTTGCTGTATTATTTGCTCTTAACTCGGGTTATTGTTTATGTGAGGAATAAGGCTTGA
- the secF gene encoding protein translocase subunit SecF gives MKIDIIKYRNIFFIFSGILISASIFAFFFFGVKQGIDLVGGTNWQIQIQNQAVRGGDLKSALGEISGYSDLMVKSLPDGNFIVRFPSISEEDHQKYYQALKEKFGEVGEQSFESIGPTIGQELRQKFIWAFALGLLSVLLYIAWAFRRVSYPVKAWKYGFIVIFCAFHDVIVPFGVMAFLGWRQGVEIDTNFIVALMFILGYSINDTIVVFDRIRENLFLTHNKGNFDFGGVINSAVMQTFSRSVITSLTTVLAILPLYLIGPLSLKYFMLTLMLGIIVGTYSSIFIASPLLYIWHHKNKK, from the coding sequence ATGAAAATAGACATTATTAAATATCGCAATATTTTTTTCATCTTTTCCGGCATTTTGATTTCGGCCAGTATTTTCGCCTTTTTCTTTTTCGGCGTTAAGCAGGGGATTGATTTGGTTGGCGGCACTAATTGGCAGATTCAGATACAAAATCAAGCAGTCAGGGGCGGCGATTTAAAATCGGCTTTGGGAGAAATATCGGGCTATTCCGATTTGATGGTCAAATCTTTGCCCGACGGGAATTTCATTGTAAGATTTCCGAGCATTTCCGAGGAGGATCATCAAAAATATTATCAAGCATTGAAAGAAAAGTTCGGGGAAGTCGGGGAACAAAGTTTTGAAAGCATCGGTCCGACCATCGGCCAGGAATTGAGACAAAAATTTATTTGGGCATTTGCTCTCGGATTATTAAGCGTCCTGCTTTACATAGCTTGGGCTTTTAGAAGGGTTTCCTATCCGGTTAAAGCCTGGAAATACGGATTTATTGTCATCTTTTGCGCTTTCCACGACGTTATTGTTCCTTTTGGCGTAATGGCTTTTTTGGGTTGGCGCCAGGGCGTAGAGATAGATACTAATTTTATCGTTGCTCTTATGTTTATTTTAGGCTATTCGATTAATGACACCATCGTTGTTTTTGACCGGATAAGGGAAAATTTGTTTTTGACCCACAACAAAGGAAATTTTGATTTCGGCGGCGTGATTAATTCAGCCGTCATGCAAACTTTCAGCCGCTCGGTCATTACTTCTTTGACGACAGTTTTAGCGATATTGCCCCTTTATTTAATCGGGCCGCTTTCCCTGAAATATTTCATGCTGACTTTGATGCTGGGAATTATTGTCGGCACCTATTCTTCAATTTTTATCGCCAGCCCTCTTTTGTATATATGGCATCATAAGAATAAGAAATGA
- a CDS encoding sodium:calcium antiporter yields the protein MIWFFILIFAICCVLLYFSGEWVVGGLMRMARFLGWREFVVAFFVMAFAASLPNLFIGVTSALKGTPQLSFGDVVGNNIIALTLAVALAVLFAKGKSIPAESRTVQTTSIFTIAAALLPLFLIFDGELSRIDGLLLIAFFVFYLFWLFSKKERFTKIYDEHKKPFVKELKTFFKDIGKLVLGIILLVISAQGIVASAQFFALTFKVPLVLIGLLITGFGSALPEIYFAVVSAKRDETWMILGDLMGAVIVPATLILGTVALISPIKILNFAPLAVAGFFVMISALFFFFFVRTDRQITKREAFFLILIYIAFVLAALFLRG from the coding sequence ATGATTTGGTTTTTTATTTTAATTTTTGCGATTTGCTGCGTTTTGCTTTATTTCTCCGGTGAGTGGGTTGTTGGAGGATTAATGAGAATGGCCAGATTCCTGGGTTGGCGGGAATTTGTCGTCGCCTTTTTCGTGATGGCTTTTGCCGCTTCCTTACCCAACCTTTTTATCGGGGTGACCTCGGCTTTAAAAGGGACCCCACAACTCTCTTTCGGCGATGTTGTCGGGAATAATATAATTGCTTTGACTTTGGCCGTGGCTTTGGCGGTTTTGTTTGCTAAAGGAAAATCCATTCCGGCCGAAAGCCGAACGGTGCAAACCACTTCAATTTTCACCATCGCCGCGGCGCTTTTGCCTTTGTTTTTAATTTTTGACGGCGAACTCTCAAGGATAGATGGGCTATTACTGATTGCCTTTTTTGTTTTTTATCTCTTCTGGCTTTTTAGCAAAAAAGAAAGATTCACTAAAATTTATGATGAACATAAAAAACCTTTCGTTAAAGAATTAAAAACTTTTTTTAAAGATATAGGGAAATTAGTTTTAGGAATAATTCTTTTGGTGATTTCGGCTCAGGGGATTGTGGCCTCGGCCCAATTTTTTGCTTTAACTTTTAAGGTGCCCTTAGTTTTAATTGGTCTTTTAATTACCGGTTTTGGCAGCGCCTTGCCCGAAATTTATTTTGCCGTTGTTTCGGCCAAAAGAGACGAGACCTGGATGATTTTGGGAGATTTGATGGGAGCGGTGATAGTGCCGGCAACTCTAATTTTGGGAACAGTGGCTTTGATTTCTCCAATTAAAATTTTGAATTTTGCGCCCCTTGCGGTTGCCGGATTTTTTGTGATGATTTCCGCTCTCTTTTTCTTCTTTTTTGTCCGCACTGACCGCCAAATCACTAAAAGAGAGGCCTTTTTTCTTATTTTGATTTATATCGCTTTTGTTTTGGCCGCATTATTTTTACGGGGTTGA
- a CDS encoding HAD-IC family P-type ATPase, with amino-acid sequence MIKNWHTLSVDEVVKNFRSDPRFGLSEEEVKIRQKEFGFNNLPEEKPLSKLKIFLEQLKSPLIYILVIAGIITLVLREFTDAVVIFGAVFLNTIFGFFQENKTSKILSELKKLTKIKAYVIRDGDEKEIGQEELAPGDIILLYPGNKIPADGRLIESFNLKINEAPLTGEWFPSEKIIEVLPEKTPLADRDNMVFMGCVIEDGRGKVIVTETGLKTEIGKVAEMIRGAKEEKTPYQKKVIHLSKIIGISIVFLSLLIFVLGLAVGREVFEMFLTAVAVAVAAIPQGLPVAVTVILAIGMQRILKKRGLVRKMVAAETLGSTSVICTDKTGTLTEAKMQVAGIFTESKELFSDGKKFSETINKNGSESHILALKIGMFCTEAFIENPEDELHRWIIRGRPMEKSLLLAGIQAGFSKKELEEKQPKLDEVFFDPVYKYSAALHHYSNEANVLYILGAPEIILKMSKLAEAKSSQLSQKIDELASRGSRVLGCAYKMLPASGSNIQDSDFQEMTFVAFITLHDPIRKEVKEAIKICRKAGMRPIIVTGDHKLTAKAIAEELGFSTEEKNIIEGSELEKLSEEEFKRRLKEIEIYARVEPAQKLRIVKAWQEMGEVVAMTGDGINDAPALKKADIGVALGSGTDVAKGASDLILLTDNFSIIVAAVEEGRVIIDNIRKTATLLVSQCFSEIILIGASIIAGLPLPILPTQILWENLIEGSPQGIALAFEPKEEAVMGRKPEHPNLPLLTRQMKTIIFGFGIFTSFILLGVFLWLLSRRVPLAEIRTIIFAALAIDSVFYAFSCKNLRKNIWQYNPFSNLYLVGCMIFSIGMLILAIYFPFFQNLLKTVPLNLFDWMLLLGLGMINMVLIEITKWYFKIKSSKDSDMALESAGQAKI; translated from the coding sequence ATGATAAAAAATTGGCATACTCTTTCAGTTGACGAGGTTGTTAAAAATTTTAGAAGCGACCCACGTTTTGGTTTATCGGAAGAAGAAGTAAAAATCAGGCAGAAGGAATTCGGCTTCAATAACCTTCCGGAAGAAAAGCCCTTATCTAAACTAAAAATATTTTTGGAGCAATTAAAAAGCCCATTAATTTATATTTTAGTCATCGCTGGCATTATTACTTTAGTTTTGAGAGAGTTTACCGATGCCGTTGTTATTTTCGGCGCGGTTTTTTTAAATACCATTTTTGGATTTTTTCAAGAGAATAAAACTTCAAAAATTTTATCGGAACTAAAAAAATTAACAAAAATCAAGGCCTATGTCATCAGAGACGGCGATGAAAAAGAAATTGGCCAGGAAGAATTAGCGCCGGGCGACATTATCTTATTATATCCGGGAAACAAGATTCCGGCTGACGGAAGATTGATTGAATCTTTTAATTTAAAAATCAACGAAGCCCCTTTGACTGGGGAATGGTTTCCGTCCGAAAAAATTATCGAAGTTTTGCCGGAGAAAACGCCATTGGCTGACCGGGACAATATGGTCTTTATGGGCTGCGTGATCGAAGACGGCAGGGGAAAAGTAATAGTAACCGAAACCGGATTAAAAACGGAAATCGGCAAGGTGGCGGAAATGATCAGGGGAGCTAAAGAAGAAAAAACGCCTTATCAGAAAAAAGTAATTCATTTAAGCAAAATCATCGGAATTTCTATAGTTTTTCTCTCGCTTTTAATCTTTGTTTTAGGACTCGCGGTTGGCCGAGAAGTATTTGAGATGTTTTTGACGGCCGTGGCCGTAGCCGTGGCGGCTATTCCCCAGGGCTTGCCGGTGGCAGTCACTGTTATTTTAGCCATCGGAATGCAAAGAATTTTAAAAAAGCGGGGCTTGGTCAGAAAAATGGTCGCGGCTGAAACCTTGGGCAGCACTTCGGTTATTTGTACCGACAAAACCGGCACTCTTACCGAAGCGAAAATGCAGGTGGCGGGGATTTTTACCGAGAGTAAAGAACTTTTCAGCGATGGCAAAAAATTTTCGGAAACAATTAACAAAAACGGTTCCGAGTCCCATATTTTGGCTTTAAAAATCGGAATGTTTTGCACCGAGGCCTTTATTGAAAATCCGGAAGATGAACTTCATAGATGGATTATTCGGGGGAGGCCGATGGAGAAATCTTTGCTTTTGGCGGGCATTCAGGCCGGATTTTCAAAAAAAGAGCTTGAAGAAAAACAGCCAAAACTTGACGAGGTTTTTTTTGACCCGGTTTATAAATATTCGGCAGCCCTTCATCATTATTCAAACGAAGCCAATGTTTTATATATTTTGGGAGCGCCGGAAATAATTTTAAAAATGTCAAAATTGGCGGAAGCGAAATCATCACAGCTTTCGCAAAAAATTGACGAACTGGCTTCCCGCGGTTCCCGTGTTTTGGGATGCGCTTATAAAATGTTGCCGGCGTCCGGCAGTAATATCCAAGATTCCGATTTTCAGGAAATGACCTTCGTGGCTTTTATTACTCTTCATGACCCAATTCGGAAAGAAGTCAAAGAGGCGATTAAGATTTGCCGAAAAGCCGGAATGAGGCCGATTATCGTAACGGGCGACCACAAGTTAACCGCTAAAGCGATCGCGGAGGAACTGGGATTTTCCACGGAGGAGAAAAATATTATTGAAGGAAGCGAATTGGAAAAATTAAGCGAGGAAGAGTTTAAAAGGAGATTAAAAGAGATTGAAATTTACGCCCGAGTGGAACCGGCTCAGAAATTAAGAATTGTTAAGGCCTGGCAGGAAATGGGAGAAGTGGTAGCTATGACCGGCGATGGAATAAATGACGCTCCGGCTCTTAAAAAAGCCGACATTGGGGTGGCTCTCGGCTCTGGGACGGATGTGGCAAAAGGGGCCTCTGATTTAATTCTTTTAACCGATAATTTTTCAATCATCGTCGCCGCGGTTGAAGAAGGCCGGGTGATTATTGATAATATAAGAAAGACGGCCACTTTGTTGGTTTCTCAATGTTTTTCTGAAATAATTTTAATCGGCGCGAGTATTATCGCGGGATTGCCTTTGCCGATTCTTCCCACTCAAATTTTGTGGGAGAATTTAATTGAGGGTAGCCCTCAAGGGATTGCTTTGGCCTTTGAACCGAAAGAGGAAGCTGTTATGGGGAGAAAACCGGAACACCCAAACCTTCCGCTTTTAACCCGTCAGATGAAGACAATAATTTTTGGTTTCGGCATCTTTACTAGCTTTATTCTCCTGGGGGTATTTTTATGGCTTTTGAGTCGTAGAGTACCATTAGCTGAAATCCGAACCATAATTTTTGCCGCTTTAGCCATTGATTCCGTTTTTTACGCTTTCTCCTGTAAAAATTTAAGAAAAAATATTTGGCAGTACAACCCATTTTCCAATTTATATTTGGTCGGCTGTATGATTTTCAGTATTGGGATGTTGATTTTGGCCATTTATTTTCCTTTCTTCCAAAATTTATTAAAAACCGTGCCCTTAAATCTTTTCGACTGGATGCTGCTTTTGGGATTGGGGATGATAAATATGGTTTTAATTGAAATCACAAAATGGTATTTTAAAATAAAATCCTCGAAGGATTCCGACATGGCGTTGGAGTCTGCGGGGCAGGCAAAAATATAA
- a CDS encoding GIY-YIG nuclease family protein, with protein sequence MWYVYVLQNQKGHWYIGSTKDLRKRILRHNSGKNKSTKYGIPWKLIYCEVSLNKQDARAREKYLKSGMGRRYLKNRLKFFFAKGF encoded by the coding sequence ATGTGGTACGTCTATGTCTTACAAAATCAAAAGGGGCATTGGTATATTGGCTCAACCAAGGATTTGCGAAAAAGAATTTTAAGGCATAATTCAGGCAAGAATAAATCTACAAAATATGGTATACCCTGGAAGCTTATTTATTGTGAGGTTTCTTTAAATAAACAAGATGCTCGAGCCAGAGAAAAATATCTTAAATCGGGAATGGGTAGAAGATACTTAAAAAATCGCCTAAAATTCTTTTTCGCCAAAGGTTTCTAA
- a CDS encoding type IV secretion system DNA-binding domain-containing protein, whose amino-acid sequence MENNEVTMFAQTNFRNQRVKFGIKTDDRRRHMYVIGKTGVGKTEMLENMALADIKAGRGIGIIDPHGEFAEKILELIPESRMDDVIYFNPADINFPMAFNPLELTDPELRHLVASGIMSVFKKIWPDVWSARMEYILNNSLLTLLEYPGSTLLGIMHLLADKEYRRKVVENLQDPVIKSFWVDEFARYTQRLETEAVAAIQNKVGQFIANPLIRNIIGQPHSTFDIRKIMDEGKIFIANLSKGRIGEDNSRLLGALMITKIQLAAMSRSDIAENKRRDFYLYVDEFQNFATESFANILSEARKYRLDLILAHQYIGQLVGSDKSTKVRDAVFGNVGTIVVFRVGAEDAEFLEKEFEPEFLINDLVNLPKFNIYTKLMIDGIASRAFSAETLPLEKAPADNLRDVIIENCRHRYSLPKEIIEQKIADQMNKKESIEQKIVRRDEMPLEKVLGPRQPAETQKPQRPASQFSQPATNQERPVRERAEVNIGDLQKAIEEALKDKEEKHE is encoded by the coding sequence ATGGAAAATAATGAAGTAACAATGTTTGCCCAAACCAATTTCCGTAATCAACGGGTGAAATTCGGCATAAAAACCGACGACCGCAGACGGCATATGTATGTTATCGGGAAAACCGGCGTGGGGAAAACCGAAATGTTGGAAAATATGGCTTTAGCCGATATTAAAGCCGGTCGGGGAATAGGTATTATTGATCCCCACGGCGAATTTGCCGAAAAAATTTTGGAATTAATTCCGGAATCGCGGATGGACGACGTGATTTATTTTAATCCCGCCGATATAAATTTTCCGATGGCTTTTAATCCCTTGGAATTAACCGACCCGGAATTGCGCCATCTGGTCGCTTCGGGCATTATGAGCGTGTTTAAAAAAATCTGGCCCGATGTTTGGTCAGCCCGGATGGAATACATTCTTAATAATTCTTTATTGACCCTTCTGGAATATCCCGGCTCCACTTTGTTGGGGATTATGCATTTATTAGCCGACAAAGAATATCGGAGAAAAGTCGTGGAAAATCTTCAGGATCCGGTTATCAAAAGTTTCTGGGTTGATGAATTCGCCCGCTACACCCAACGCTTGGAAACCGAAGCGGTGGCGGCTATTCAAAATAAAGTCGGTCAGTTTATCGCTAATCCTTTAATCCGCAATATCATCGGCCAGCCGCATTCCACTTTTGATATCAGGAAAATAATGGATGAAGGAAAAATTTTTATCGCCAATCTTTCCAAAGGGAGAATCGGTGAAGACAATTCGCGGCTTTTGGGGGCCTTGATGATTACCAAAATACAATTGGCGGCGATGTCCCGGAGCGATATTGCCGAAAACAAGCGGAGAGATTTTTATCTTTATGTTGACGAGTTCCAGAATTTCGCCACCGAGTCATTCGCTAATATATTATCCGAAGCCCGGAAATACCGTTTGGATTTGATTTTGGCGCATCAGTATATCGGGCAACTGGTTGGTAGCGACAAAAGCACAAAAGTCCGAGACGCGGTTTTTGGTAATGTCGGAACTATTGTTGTTTTCCGCGTGGGAGCGGAAGACGCGGAATTTTTAGAAAAAGAATTTGAGCCGGAATTTTTGATCAATGATTTAGTCAATCTTCCCAAATTCAATATCTACACCAAATTAATGATTGACGGAATCGCTTCCCGGGCTTTTTCCGCCGAAACTCTGCCTTTGGAAAAGGCGCCGGCTGATAATCTTAGGGATGTTATAATTGAAAATTGCCGTCATCGTTATAGTCTTCCCAAGGAGATTATTGAACAAAAAATTGCCGATCAAATGAACAAGAAAGAATCGATTGAACAAAAAATTGTCCGCCGCGATGAAATGCCTTTGGAAAAAGTTCTGGGTCCTCGCCAGCCGGCTGAAACGCAAAAACCACAACGTCCGGCGAGTCAGTTTAGTCAGCCGGCGACTAATCAAGAGAGACCCGTCCGGGAAAGAGCTGAAGTAAATATTGGAGACCTGCAAAAAGCGATAGAGGAGGCTCTAAAAGATAAAGAAGAAAAACACGAATAA
- a CDS encoding elongation factor P, with translation MLSINDLKTGSFIVIDGSPFVVSEVKHLHMGRGGSSVQTKIKNLQTGQLFSRNFKPADSFEEAEIEKMKSRFLYESRGIYWFNETDNPKNRFSFNKEELGDEITNFLKPNLEIVSLKFQDKILSIELPIKVDFKVLEAPPSIRGDTAQGGNKPVTIETGAKILVPLFIEEGDTIRINTQTGEYAERIEKA, from the coding sequence ATGCTTTCCATTAATGATTTGAAAACCGGGAGTTTTATCGTAATCGACGGAAGTCCTTTTGTGGTTTCAGAGGTTAAGCATTTACACATGGGTCGCGGCGGCTCCAGCGTCCAGACCAAAATAAAAAATCTTCAGACCGGCCAGCTTTTCAGCCGGAATTTCAAGCCGGCCGACAGTTTTGAAGAAGCTGAAATTGAAAAAATGAAATCGCGTTTTCTTTATGAAAGCCGCGGAATTTATTGGTTTAATGAAACTGACAATCCTAAAAATCGTTTTTCTTTCAATAAAGAAGAGCTGGGCGATGAAATTACCAATTTTTTAAAACCCAATTTAGAAATTGTCTCTCTGAAATTCCAGGATAAGATTCTTAGCATTGAATTGCCGATTAAAGTTGATTTCAAAGTGTTGGAAGCGCCGCCTTCTATCCGCGGCGACACGGCGCAGGGCGGCAACAAGCCGGTCACCATTGAAACCGGCGCCAAAATTCTTGTTCCGCTTTTTATTGAAGAAGGGGATACTATCAGAATAAACACCCAGACAGGGGAATATGCGGAAAGAATTGAAAAGGCCTAA